The region TCAGCTTATACTTCTAAATGTATAGTGTTAATAACACATAAACATCGTTTTCACAGATtataatttttcttttgtgtttttcacccccccccccccccccccagctagTTACTGTTGCTATTTTATCTCTCTGTAATTTCCTCTTGTTAAAGAGCAAATAAACATGCAAAAACTCTTTCTCTACTCAGATAAGTCACGCTGCCACATGTGAATGCCTGAGCAACAGAAAAGAGTACCCCTCTTTCTTCAGGACCATAGCAAGTGACTACTACCAGAGTACAGCATTGGCATATTTGGTCAAGCACTTTGGCTGGTCTTGGGTGGGAGCTGTGAACAGTGATAATGATTATGGCAACAGTGGAATGGCCATTTTTCTAAATGCAGCCAAAGAGGAGGGAATATGTGTTGAGTACTCGGAGAAGTTTGACCGGTCAGATCCTGAGAAAATCATGAAAGTGGCCGATATTATTAAGAAAGGCACAGCCAAAGTAATTATCATATTTCTTGCCCACATTgatatgaatattttaataGACCATCTTATTTTAAAGAATGTCACTGGCTACCAGATGATTGGTGTTGAAGGATGGATTACTGCAGTGAACCTAGTAACACCAGCAAGTTACAACATATTGGCTGGATCCATTGGATTGGATGTGGGAAAACTGAACATTGGTGGTTTTTCTGAGTATGTTATAAAAGGGTTTTGGCAAACAGACTTCCCTTGCTTACATACAGAGGAAAATATTTCTCAAACTGAAAACAACTGCAGGAAATATGAAGATATGATTCCGTTTAAAAACTACAATGAAGATATATCAGAATTGAGATATGCAAATAACATCTACAATGCAGTTTATGCTGTGGCACATTCTCTACACAGCTTGTTGAGATGCACAGAAAGTCTGAGTTGTGAGAAAGACAAAACAGTACAATCATGGCAGGTAACACAAAGAAGAGAACCAAAGTGGAATATGTCCATGACTGATTTTGTCATGAAATTAAtacttgttttcttttccatttgaAGGTTGGTGAGTCGCTAAAAAAGGTCAATTTTACCACCAGAACAGGAGAACAGGTTTGGTTTGACAGCGCTGGGGCAACGGCTGCAAAATATGATGTGGTGAACTGGCAACGAGGGCTCAATGGGGAAGTGCAGTTTAAGGCAGTGGGCTATTACGATGCCTCTCTGCCAACTGGACAACAATTTGTCCTAAATAGTGAAGATATAGTTTGGGCTGGAGAGATAAAAGAGGTACATACTTTAGGCCCCAGACAATTCtatgtttattttaacaaaCATATTACAAAGTAAGAAATTAATATGATATGTACATGCTACTAATATATAAGAGACATTTTACTCCACATTGCTTCAGTGTATAAAAATccaaagctgaaattctgcttGGATTTTATTGAAGAGCAAAAGAGAAAACAGCTTCACAGAATTGACAGACAGAAACTAACAATTCAAAGGTTCTAAAAGATAGTGTAAATTAAAATAGTaaaacgtatatatatatatatatatatatatatatatatatatatatatatatatatatatatatatatatatgtgtgtgtgttacacttgtgccttaaaaaatattttatgaatttatgtAGCAAGTCCTGATGGTAGCCATAATATATTGTTCATATTAGAAGCCAAGATCTGTCTGCAGTGAGAACTGTCCTCCAGGAACCAGGAAAGCTGCACAGAAAGGAAGGCCTATCTGCTGCTACGACTGTATACCATGTGCAGAAGGAGAGATCAGTAACCAGACAGGTAATTTCAACCTTACCAAGTTTCAAAGACAAATTGTTAATTGTACATTTTGTATCATCCTCCTATTATTTAGGATCCAATTCCTGAGCAAtggatttaataaataaaggcatAAGACAATGTTTCTTTTCCTTCCTAAAAATAATAACCATGATTATTTTGCAGATTCAAATAACTGTGAGCAGTGTCCAGGAGAATATTGGTCTAATGCTGAAAGAGATAAATGTGTGTTAAAAGTCATAGAGTTTCTTTCATTTACAGAGGTTATGGGCATAGTACTGgtacttttttctttgtttggagcagcaataactgtcttagtagctattttatttctaataaaaaaagacactcCTATTGTTAAGGCCAACAACTCTGAGCTGAGCTTCCTGCTGCTCttctctctgactctgtgtTTCCTCTGTTCACTTACATTCATCGGAAAGCCCTCTGAGTGGTCCTGTATGTTACGCCACACAGCATTTGGGATCACCTTTGTCCTCTGTATCTCCTGTGTTCTGGGGAAAACATTAGTTGTGCTAATGGCATTCAGGGCTACCCTTCCAGGCAATAATGTAATGAAATGGTTTGGGCCTCCACAGCAGAGACTCAGTGTACTTGCATTCACTCTCGTACAGGTCCTTATTTGTGTCCTTTGGTTAACAGTTTCTCCTCCTTTCCCTtacaaaaacatgaaatacTACAAGGAAAAGATCATATTAGAATGTAACTTGGGCTCACCTGTAGGTTTCTGGGCCGTGCTGGGTTATATAGGAGTTCTTGCTTTCTTGTGCTTTGTTTTGGCTTTTCTAGCTAGAAAGCTGCCAGATAATTTTAATGAAGCTAAATTCATCACATTCAGCATACTCATATTCTGTGCTGTGTGGATCACCTTTATTCCAGCTTATGTCAGCTCTCCTGGAAAATTTACTGTAGCTGTGGAGATATTTGCTATTTTGGCCTCCAGTTTTGCTCTACTATTCTGTATATTTACACCTAAATGTTACATTATTCTGTTTAAACCTGAACTCAATACAAAGAAACATATGATGGGGAAAATGTCAtctaaatgacaaataaaaatattgaaatCTGCAAAAGTAGTCATTTGAGTGGACTAAATGTTGAAACTGGTCATTCGAGTGGAATGAATTGATTATgtcacagttaaaaaaaaaatatctaactCACTTTCAGTAGCCACTTTATCCTAGCCAGGTTCACTGTGaatcctggaaacactgggagtgaggtgggaATATACCATGGATGGGACACCTGTCCATCGCATTGCACCATGCATCATTTAAACCTAGAAAAAAATTATCTTAGCCAATCCAGCTTGATCCGTTGTATCCTACATAGATGACAGTAACAGCTTTACTTGACACTGGGGCCCAGTTGACCATTATTGgtcagagatggagagacataTGTCCTTCAGCAGTTCATGGATCCCATGTATCACCCCATGTATCAGTGTCCCTTTTCAAGTGAGTCATATGCCAATTAAAAGGCCATCACACATTAAACTAGCTGAACTCATTCAAGAACAGACAGAGCATTTTATACATACCCTTGTcaatttacaaccccaattctgaaaaagttgggacagtatggaaaatgcagaaaaacccaacaaaaagtcatttgaaaattctattcaccctgtactatgaatgcacattattaacattttttttttatgttatacttagtgaatttaatttagttttgaaaatatacactcattttaaatctgatgactgcaaaaaagttgggacaggcaGTTGTTTACATCTGTGTAAcatcacattttctttaaataacacatattaagcatttgggcactgaagacaccaggcGGTTAATTTTAgtaagcggaattttcccccattcatccattatgcatttcttcagctgccaagcccagagaagtgggtggcgcttctggacagtgttgatgtatggcttctgcttcgcatagtaaagccttaacttgcatctgtggatacagcagtgaatggtgttgactgacaaaggtttaccaaagatttcccgagcccatgtcaggatatccattacagactcatgacggtttttaggACAGTTATATCTGAGTGCTCAAAGATCATgctcattcagaagtggtttttggcctaGCCTTTTATGCACTGAGATTTGAATGGattcttttaatcttttaattatattgtgcactataGAGGGTGAAATggccaaaatcctaccgattttgtctttggggaatattgttctcaaagtgtttgACTTTTAGCTGATGCATCTCTTGGCAGACTGGCAAGCCTTGACcaatccttgctcttgaagtactaggcctttttttggaggctccttaaaTACTATGATAAGACAATTGCCCCACCTGTTTCACAttaccttcttatttcaacttgtcacgtcgctattttggggttaaatttccccatcccaacttttttggaatgtgttctatgcatcaatttcaaaataaacgtttgtcttcaaaaaactatgcaattgattaggtaaaacatcaaataccttgtctttatatgtttttacaatagaagtcaaagtacatttacattttccatactgttccaacttttttcagaattgggctTGTACTCTGTGAGGTTGCATTAATCACATGAACCAAAGTCAGAGCACTTTTGCACCTTCTACAGACAAGGAAGCCTTCCTTGCTATGGGTTGACTGACTTGGACAAAATGAATCAGTTGTCCTTGCCTGTCAGATAGCCTGTATTAAATACAGTGTCCAATATAGCATAAACCCCTCCGACTCCCTAGTATTGTTTGAGCCAGATGTGAGTAATGTGCAACTGGAGTTACCACGTGGTGGTTTCCACTGCAGCGCCcctgccagaggtcaatgtggagACCTCTGCTCCAGAGCTACAGCCTGAGATACACGAGGTGGTCTCCACTGCAGTGCCCcggccagaggtcaacatggcaacctctgCTCAGAGCTACAGCCTTAGATACATGAGGTGGTCTCCACTGCACAGCCCCAgtcggaggtcaacatggtgacctcctcctcagagctccagtatgagacccatgaggttgtTTGATCACCAGACCTCCAACCTGAGACTCATGAGATGGCCTCATCtacagagctccaacctgagagcCACAAAGtagtctcagctccagagccccagttggaggtcaacgtggcaacctcatctccacagctccaacctgagacacATGAGGTAGTCTCAGCTCAAGAGCCCTAGGTCAATATGGCGTCCTcttccccagagctccagctcgagACCCACAAGGTAGTCTCAACTCCAAAGTCTCAGTCGGAGATCAACACAGTGACCTTCTTTCCAGAACTCCAGCACGAGACCCATgaggttgtctcatctccagagctccagcataacgtcaagttcctgtctgaggtcgaagagacggcctctcgtGCCAAGTTCCTAaacgaggtcgaagagacggtctcccaagccaagttcctgtccgaggttgaagagacaGCCTCCtgagccaagttcctgtccaaggttgAAGAGACGACCTCCTGAGCCAAGTTCTTGTCTGAGGTAGAAGAGACAGCCTCCTGAGCCAAGTTCCTAAACAAGGTTGAAGAGATGGCCTCctaagccatgttcctgtccgagggCGACGGGTTTACCTCCcgagccatgttcctgtccaaGGCCGAAGAGACGTCCTCCcgagccatgttcctgtccaaTGTCAATGAGGTGACCTCCTA is a window of Ictalurus punctatus breed USDA103 chromosome 4, Coco_2.0, whole genome shotgun sequence DNA encoding:
- the LOC124627827 gene encoding extracellular calcium-sensing receptor, whose product is MAKGENCHILENPAYPLLSKDGDVIIGAVFSIHSGTQMQSLQYNEKPQPLICIRFNLREFRFAQTMIFVIEEINRSNHLLPNISIGYRIYDNCGSRLLSMKAAMALLNGQDITADYACSGQTVVQAIIGESESSPTIVLTKTTGPFKIPVISHAATCECLSNRKEYPSFFRTIASDYYQSTALAYLVKHFGWSWVGAVNSDNDYGNSGMAIFLNAAKEEGICVEYSEKFDRSDPEKIMKVADIIKKGTAKVIIIFLAHIDMNILIDHLILKNVTGYQMIGVEGWITAVNLVTPASYNILAGSIGLDVGKLNIGGFSEYVIKGFWQTDFPCLHTEENISQTENNCRKYEDMIPFKNYNEDISELRYANNIYNAVYAVAHSLHSLLRCTESLSCEKDKTVQSWQVGESLKKVNFTTRTGEQVWFDSAGATAAKYDVVNWQRGLNGEVQFKAVGYYDASLPTGQQFVLNSEDIVWAGEIKEPRSVCSENCPPGTRKAAQKGRPICCYDCIPCAEGEISNQTDSNNCEQCPGEYWSNAERDKCVLKVIEFLSFTEVMGIVLVLFSLFGAAITVLVAILFLIKKDTPIVKANNSELSFLLLFSLTLCFLCSLTFIGKPSEWSCMLRHTAFGITFVLCISCVLGKTLVVLMAFRATLPGNNVMKWFGPPQQRLSVLAFTLVQVLICVLWLTVSPPFPYKNMKYYKEKIILECNLGSPVGFWAVLGYIGVLAFLCFVLAFLARKLPDNFNEAKFITFSILIFCAVWITFIPAYVSSPGKFTVAVEIFAILASSFALLFCIFTPKCYIILFKPELNTKKHMMGKMSSK